The following are from one region of the Spirochaetae bacterium HGW-Spirochaetae-1 genome:
- a CDS encoding phosphoribosylglycinamide formyltransferase: protein MQKKVVSFLVSGRGSNFSVVAEKILSGEIRAKLGILISNKADAKALEKAREYGMEAFFVDPRQISRQDHEEKIIRLLNKYNTDLVVAAGYMRVLTSFFVHAFKNKIINIHPALLPAFPGVDAQKQAFDYGVKITGCTTHFIDEGTDTGPIILQSAIPVTPEDTITSLAARILKEEHRILPESVKLFCQDKLHVEGRKVTIL, encoded by the coding sequence ATGCAGAAAAAAGTTGTATCATTTTTAGTTTCCGGAAGAGGATCCAATTTCTCCGTAGTAGCCGAGAAGATATTATCCGGCGAGATCAGGGCAAAATTGGGTATCCTTATTTCAAACAAAGCCGATGCGAAAGCACTTGAAAAAGCCCGCGAATACGGCATGGAGGCTTTTTTTGTGGATCCCCGTCAAATTTCCCGCCAGGACCATGAAGAAAAAATTATCAGGCTTTTGAATAAATATAACACCGATCTGGTGGTGGCTGCCGGATATATGCGCGTCCTTACCTCTTTCTTCGTCCATGCCTTTAAAAACAAAATAATAAATATTCATCCCGCCCTCCTACCGGCCTTCCCGGGAGTGGATGCCCAGAAGCAGGCCTTCGATTACGGAGTAAAGATAACGGGGTGTACAACTCATTTCATCGATGAGGGGACCGATACAGGTCCCATTATACTGCAATCGGCCATTCCCGTTACGCCCGAAGATACCATAACATCTCTTGCAGCAAGAATACTGAAAGAGGAGCACCGCATTCTTCCCGAATCAGTAAAGCTTTTCTGCCAGGATAAATTACATGTGGAAGGGAGAAAAGTAACTATTTTATAA
- a CDS encoding orotate phosphoribosyltransferase, which produces MNYKEQFIEFMVRSKVLTFGDFTTKSGRKTPFFINTGNYKTGEQITKLGSFYAECIKANLGDNFDVLYGPAYKGIPLCVTTSIALHTNHNINKNFCFNRKEAKDHGEGGSLIGYKPQDGDRIIIVEDVITAGTSVRESVPILMAQGKVSIAGLVISVDRMERGQGNKTALREVEDEFGIKTMSIVTIREIVSYLLNRQIDGKIILDDAIKGRIDEYMDMYGVK; this is translated from the coding sequence ATGAACTACAAAGAACAATTTATCGAATTCATGGTCCGTTCAAAAGTGTTGACTTTCGGTGATTTCACAACAAAAAGCGGCAGGAAAACACCCTTTTTTATAAATACGGGTAATTATAAAACCGGTGAGCAGATAACGAAACTGGGCTCCTTTTACGCCGAATGCATCAAGGCCAATCTCGGGGATAATTTTGACGTTCTCTATGGTCCTGCCTACAAGGGAATTCCCCTGTGTGTTACCACGAGCATAGCGCTTCACACAAATCATAACATCAATAAGAACTTCTGTTTCAACAGAAAAGAGGCAAAAGATCATGGTGAAGGCGGGTCTTTAATCGGTTACAAACCCCAGGACGGTGACAGGATTATAATTGTCGAGGACGTCATTACCGCCGGGACTTCGGTCCGGGAAAGCGTTCCTATACTCATGGCTCAGGGAAAGGTTAGCATCGCAGGTCTGGTAATATCCGTGGACAGAATGGAGAGAGGCCAGGGAAATAAGACCGCTCTCAGAGAGGTGGAAGACGAATTCGGCATCAAAACAATGTCAATTGTCACAATCCGGGAGATCGTATCGTATCTTCTGAACCGGCAAATCGACGGAAAAATCATTTTGGACGACGCCATTAAGGGCCGTATAGATGAGTACATGGATATGTATGGTGTTAAGTAA
- a CDS encoding tRNA 4-thiouridine(8) synthase ThiI, which yields MAKTRGIVLYSGGLDSLLAARILMEQGLDIIGFHCILPFVPPDSDPQDLPAARRASQIDLPLVFYRCGREYLDMIKNPAHGYGKNFNPCIDCHIFFFRKAAEYMHETGASFLATGEVVGQRPMSQQKHMLNHIIKETGLQGKLLRPLSAKILKPTLVEEQGLVDRNRLFDISGRGRRRQMELAEQFGITEYESPAGGCLFTDPNVAPRIRDLVEHHEDYAPLDLFLTTVGRHVRIDERVKILVSRSEKENVILETHRDEADYFFQPLFSGPDIFVKGLPNEKEFPFITSVIARYGKPRDDAREINIYQKGVFLKKILAGERVSDEILNRMRI from the coding sequence ATGGCTAAAACCCGGGGGATTGTTCTCTATTCCGGTGGCCTGGACAGCCTCCTGGCCGCCAGGATTCTCATGGAGCAGGGACTGGACATCATCGGGTTCCATTGCATACTTCCCTTTGTTCCCCCAGACAGCGACCCCCAAGATCTCCCGGCAGCCAGAAGGGCAAGCCAGATTGATCTCCCTCTCGTCTTCTACCGCTGCGGAAGGGAATACCTTGACATGATAAAAAATCCAGCCCATGGATACGGAAAAAATTTTAACCCCTGCATCGACTGCCATATATTTTTTTTCAGGAAGGCTGCAGAATACATGCACGAAACCGGTGCGTCTTTTCTTGCCACGGGTGAAGTGGTTGGGCAGCGCCCCATGTCACAGCAGAAACACATGCTCAACCATATCATAAAGGAAACGGGATTGCAGGGCAAACTTCTGCGTCCCCTTTCCGCTAAAATACTGAAACCAACACTGGTGGAAGAACAGGGACTGGTGGACCGAAACAGGCTATTCGATATCAGTGGCAGGGGACGCCGACGACAGATGGAACTGGCAGAGCAATTCGGCATTACCGAATATGAATCACCGGCAGGCGGCTGCCTCTTCACCGATCCCAATGTGGCTCCGCGGATACGTGACCTTGTGGAGCACCATGAAGATTACGCACCCCTCGATTTATTTCTTACGACCGTGGGAAGACATGTGCGAATTGATGAACGGGTCAAAATTCTTGTTTCCCGTAGCGAAAAGGAAAACGTCATTCTGGAGACACACCGGGACGAGGCCGATTATTTTTTCCAACCTCTTTTCAGCGGCCCTGACATCTTTGTGAAGGGTCTGCCTAATGAAAAAGAGTTCCCCTTCATCACTTCAGTAATTGCACGATACGGGAAGCCCCGGGACGATGCAAGGGAAATCAACATTTATCAAAAAGGAGTATTTCTAAAAAAAATACTTGCCGGAGAAAGGGTTTCTGATGAAATCCTGAACAGGATGCGCATTTGA
- a CDS encoding MBL fold hydrolase produces MKIEFVGGARTVTGSSYIIKDDDFTIMVDCGMFQGRQELRDRNALQLIYAPSKIDALLLTHAHIDHSGLIPKLVKEGFYGNIYATKATVDLCNIMLPDSAHIQEMDVRFINRKNRKLGRPVVDPLYTVEDAGKCLENFVPVNYGEVIQIHPRIKVRFRDAGHILGSSFIEMWIDEKGKQTKVVFSGDLGQKDQAIIRDPEIVEDADFLLIESTYGDRLHKNKQDTYAEFREIIKNSIDTKGNIVIPSFAIGRTQEIIYTLAKMIHAGEVPALPVYIDSPLAVSATEIFRNNMECFDEETRKILSTGESPLDFETLHFTRSAEESKSLNENASGSLIISASGMCTAGRIKYHLMNNLYKPDSNIIFVGYQAEGTLGRRIIDGAKQVRLYGEDVAIRAQIHTLGGFSAHADKKGILEWIGNIKNPDLKIFVVHGEEESTLSMSQSISEQLGLSTLAPRWGEIVNLDTMESEMAKYGISEEYTEIDHDIDILFKSLEELKGQYHKKMDKKTRVNKHRLHEDIQDVKSMVSMIIDEL; encoded by the coding sequence ATGAAAATTGAGTTCGTCGGCGGCGCCCGGACAGTAACGGGATCATCCTATATTATTAAAGATGACGACTTTACCATCATGGTTGACTGCGGCATGTTCCAGGGCAGGCAGGAACTGCGCGACAGGAATGCACTGCAGCTTATCTATGCACCATCCAAAATAGACGCCCTTCTTCTGACCCATGCCCATATCGATCACAGCGGGCTGATTCCAAAGCTGGTAAAGGAGGGTTTCTACGGAAATATCTACGCGACGAAAGCAACCGTAGACCTGTGCAATATCATGCTTCCCGACAGTGCCCATATCCAGGAGATGGATGTCCGCTTCATTAATAGAAAAAACCGTAAGCTGGGGCGCCCCGTAGTTGATCCCCTTTACACCGTAGAAGATGCTGGAAAATGCCTGGAAAACTTTGTACCCGTCAATTACGGTGAAGTTATCCAGATACACCCCAGGATCAAGGTCCGTTTCAGGGACGCCGGCCACATCCTGGGTTCCAGCTTTATTGAAATGTGGATAGATGAAAAGGGCAAACAGACTAAAGTAGTTTTTTCCGGCGATCTGGGCCAGAAAGATCAGGCCATAATCAGGGACCCGGAAATTGTAGAAGATGCCGATTTCCTTCTCATCGAATCAACCTATGGCGACCGTCTCCATAAAAACAAGCAGGACACCTATGCCGAGTTCAGGGAAATAATAAAAAATTCCATTGATACAAAAGGAAATATCGTCATCCCCTCCTTTGCCATCGGACGCACACAGGAGATTATTTATACCCTGGCAAAGATGATACATGCCGGTGAAGTGCCGGCTCTGCCGGTGTATATCGATTCTCCGCTGGCCGTTTCCGCCACGGAAATATTCAGGAACAACATGGAATGCTTTGATGAAGAAACACGAAAAATACTGTCAACAGGGGAAAGTCCCCTGGACTTCGAAACACTTCATTTCACCCGTTCAGCCGAAGAATCAAAAAGCCTGAACGAAAATGCCAGTGGCAGCCTGATCATTTCGGCCAGCGGCATGTGCACGGCCGGCCGTATCAAATATCACCTCATGAACAATCTGTATAAGCCCGATTCCAACATCATCTTCGTAGGATATCAGGCCGAGGGTACACTGGGGCGGCGCATCATTGACGGTGCCAAGCAGGTAAGACTTTACGGCGAAGATGTGGCTATACGGGCGCAAATCCACACCCTGGGCGGTTTTTCAGCCCATGCCGATAAAAAAGGCATTCTTGAATGGATAGGTAATATAAAAAATCCTGACCTGAAAATATTTGTCGTCCATGGTGAAGAGGAATCGACTCTGAGCATGTCCCAATCCATTTCCGAACAGCTGGGCCTGTCAACCCTCGCACCCCGGTGGGGTGAAATTGTAAACCTGGATACTATGGAATCGGAAATGGCCAAATACGGAATCAGCGAGGAATATACGGAAATCGATCACGATATCGATATTTTATTTAAATCCCTGGAGGAGTTGAAGGGACAATATCATAAAAAAATGGACAAAAAAACCCGTGTTAATAAGCATAGACTTCACGAGGATATACAGGATGTGAAATCCATGGTTTCCATGATAATTGATGAATTATAA
- a CDS encoding flagellin, whose product MIINHNLSAINSHKVLKFKHWDVDKSMEALSSGMRINKAGDDASGLAVSEKMRTQIQGLRQAERNTEDGMSFVQTAEGFIQELSSIIQRIRVLAVQSSNGIYTPDDRQLIQVEVSALVDEVDRIASQAEFNKMNLLQGDFARASLSASMWFHMGPNMHQRERVFIGTMTAKALGIKDIIGRPITLSTPESANRTIGIMDDALHRIAKQRADLGAYYNRLEHAAMGLMNAYENIQASESRIRDADMAEVTVSLTKDQILVQSGTAMLAQANAKTQGILQLLR is encoded by the coding sequence ATGATTATCAACCACAATTTATCTGCTATTAATAGCCACAAAGTACTCAAATTCAAGCACTGGGACGTTGACAAAAGCATGGAAGCCCTTTCCTCGGGCATGAGAATCAACAAGGCCGGGGATGATGCTTCTGGACTCGCCGTATCGGAAAAGATGAGAACACAGATTCAGGGCCTCAGGCAGGCCGAGAGGAACACGGAAGACGGCATGTCTTTTGTGCAGACCGCTGAAGGTTTTATTCAGGAACTCAGTTCAATCATTCAGCGTATCAGGGTTCTTGCCGTTCAGTCATCCAATGGAATCTACACACCGGACGATCGACAGCTCATCCAGGTTGAAGTATCGGCACTTGTGGATGAAGTGGATCGGATTGCCTCACAAGCGGAATTCAATAAGATGAACCTGCTTCAGGGAGATTTTGCCAGGGCAAGTCTTTCCGCTTCCATGTGGTTTCATATGGGACCCAACATGCATCAGCGCGAGCGTGTTTTTATCGGCACCATGACAGCAAAGGCTCTGGGCATCAAGGATATCATCGGCAGGCCCATTACCCTCTCAACGCCGGAATCGGCTAACCGTACAATTGGAATCATGGATGATGCACTGCACCGCATAGCGAAACAGCGTGCAGACCTGGGCGCTTATTACAATCGCCTTGAGCATGCAGCCATGGGTCTTATGAATGCCTATGAAAATATCCAGGCGTCTGAGAGCCGAATTCGCGATGCCGATATGGCCGAAGTGACAGTCTCTTTGACCAAGGACCAGATACTTGTTCAGAGTGGAACAGCCATGCTGGCCCAGGCCAACGCGAAAACACAGGGTATATTGCAGTTATTGAGATAA
- a CDS encoding flagellin — MIINHNMSAINANKVLKFKHWDTNKSMEKLSSGLRINKSGDDASGLAVSEKMRTQIQGLRQAERNTEDGMSFVQTAEGYLDQTAGILQRIRVLSVQSSNGIYTQEDRQLIQVEVSALIDEVDRIASQAEFNKFKLLLGDFSRTNPKGSMWFHMGANMHQRERVYIGTMTSQGLNLREKTGRFLANLSTADGANRAIGVIDDALHKIAKQRADLGAYYNRLEYAAKGLMTAYENIQASESRIRDADMAETLVDLTKDQILVQSGTAMLAQANMKTRTVLQLLGG; from the coding sequence ATGATTATTAATCACAACATGAGTGCCATCAATGCAAACAAGGTACTCAAATTCAAACATTGGGACACAAACAAGTCCATGGAAAAGCTCTCTTCAGGTCTGAGGATCAATAAATCTGGAGATGATGCTTCCGGTTTGGCAGTATCGGAAAAAATGAGAACGCAGATTCAGGGCCTCAGGCAGGCTGAAAGGAATACTGAAGACGGTATGTCCTTTGTGCAGACTGCTGAAGGGTATCTTGATCAGACTGCAGGTATTTTGCAGAGGATCAGGGTTCTGTCAGTTCAGTCTTCCAACGGTATTTATACCCAGGAAGATCGTCAGCTCATCCAGGTGGAAGTATCCGCCCTTATCGATGAAGTTGACCGAATTGCTTCTCAGGCTGAGTTCAACAAATTCAAACTTCTCCTCGGTGATTTCTCGAGAACGAATCCCAAGGGAAGTATGTGGTTTCATATGGGAGCCAATATGCACCAGAGGGAGCGTGTGTACATTGGAACTATGACATCGCAGGGACTCAATCTGAGAGAGAAAACAGGACGTTTCCTGGCGAACCTCAGTACTGCTGACGGTGCAAACAGAGCGATCGGAGTCATAGACGATGCTCTTCACAAAATTGCCAAGCAAAGAGCTGACCTCGGTGCCTATTACAACAGGCTCGAGTATGCTGCTAAGGGTCTCATGACTGCCTATGAAAACATCCAGGCGTCTGAGAGCCGGATCAGAGATGCTGATATGGCTGAAACCCTGGTCGATCTGACGAAAGATCAGATTCTTGTACAGAGTGGTACTGCAATGCTGGCTCAGGCAAACATGAAAACAAGAACAGTTCTGCAGCTTCTTGGCGGTTGA
- a CDS encoding aconitate hydratase, whose amino-acid sequence MGTSVTYKILKDHLVEGELKPGNEIGIRIDQTLTQDATGTMAYLQFEAMGISRVRTEISVSYVDHNTLQMGFENADDHKYLQTMNAGYGIYYSRAGNGICHQVHLERFGRPGATLLGSDSHTPTGGGIGMIAMGAGGLDVAVAMGGGPFFITAPKVINVRLTGKLRPWVAAKDVILKVLEILTTKGNVGCVVEYTGPGIETLSVPERATITNMGAELGVTTSVFPSDEITRTFLRAQGREQVWKELLPDKDAPYERIIDIDLSGLEPMVACPHSPDNIKKVSDLKGMSVDQVAIGSCTNSSYKDLMIVAGILKGKKIHPGVSLVVAPGSKQVFEMISRSGALTDMIAAGARIMESACGFCIGSGQAPVTGGISLRTNNRNFEGRSGTASGQIYLISPETAALSALTGKLENPLDYTAADYPDVAIPDAFIIDDSMILPPSEGKVEIFRGPNIGDPPYTDPLMDDIHGVVGLKVGDKITTDHIMPAGQRLKYRSNIPKYSQFVFEGVDADFSRRALDNKEKGIYTAIAGGQSYGQGSSREHAAICPMYLGVRLVMVKSFERIHSGNLINFGIVPLVFADEADYDSIGAGDPFSVRDFRRQVAENDVIQIEIGGKAFGLKLFASSRQRKILLDGGLLNYTKKQA is encoded by the coding sequence ATGGGGACCAGCGTAACATACAAGATTCTCAAGGATCACCTGGTTGAAGGGGAACTGAAACCGGGAAATGAAATAGGCATCCGCATCGATCAGACACTGACACAGGATGCCACGGGTACCATGGCCTACCTGCAGTTCGAAGCCATGGGGATTTCCCGGGTGCGGACGGAAATTTCCGTATCATACGTGGACCATAACACGCTGCAAATGGGCTTTGAAAATGCCGATGACCACAAATATCTGCAGACCATGAACGCCGGCTACGGTATATATTATTCACGGGCCGGGAACGGTATCTGCCACCAGGTTCACCTGGAACGTTTCGGTCGGCCAGGCGCAACGCTCCTGGGTTCCGACAGCCATACGCCCACGGGCGGCGGTATCGGCATGATTGCCATGGGTGCCGGCGGACTGGACGTTGCCGTGGCCATGGGCGGTGGACCTTTTTTCATAACTGCGCCGAAGGTGATTAATGTCCGCCTGACCGGGAAGCTGCGACCCTGGGTGGCTGCCAAGGATGTTATCCTGAAGGTCCTGGAGATTCTGACCACGAAGGGTAACGTGGGATGCGTCGTGGAATATACCGGCCCCGGGATAGAAACCCTGTCAGTACCGGAGCGGGCCACCATCACCAACATGGGAGCTGAGCTGGGTGTAACGACATCAGTCTTTCCCAGTGATGAAATAACCCGTACTTTTCTCAGGGCCCAGGGACGGGAGCAAGTCTGGAAGGAACTTCTGCCTGATAAGGATGCTCCGTATGAAAGAATAATCGATATTGATCTTTCCGGTCTTGAGCCCATGGTTGCCTGTCCTCATTCACCCGACAACATTAAAAAAGTTTCTGACCTGAAAGGGATGTCGGTTGATCAGGTGGCTATCGGCAGTTGCACCAATTCATCTTACAAGGACCTTATGATTGTGGCGGGAATATTGAAGGGTAAAAAAATTCATCCCGGAGTGAGCCTGGTGGTTGCCCCCGGGTCGAAGCAGGTTTTCGAGATGATTTCCCGCAGCGGAGCCCTGACGGACATGATAGCTGCCGGTGCCCGCATCATGGAATCGGCCTGTGGGTTCTGTATCGGTTCAGGACAGGCTCCTGTAACCGGAGGGATATCGCTACGGACAAATAACCGTAATTTTGAGGGACGTTCGGGCACGGCATCGGGGCAGATATACCTGATCAGTCCCGAGACGGCGGCCCTTTCTGCGCTTACGGGAAAACTGGAAAATCCTTTGGATTATACGGCTGCCGATTATCCTGATGTAGCGATTCCCGATGCGTTCATCATCGACGATTCAATGATACTTCCTCCTTCAGAGGGGAAAGTTGAAATATTCAGGGGACCGAATATCGGCGATCCTCCTTACACCGATCCCCTCATGGACGATATCCACGGTGTCGTGGGGCTTAAAGTCGGAGATAAAATCACTACTGACCATATTATGCCGGCGGGCCAGCGATTGAAGTACCGATCGAATATACCAAAATACTCCCAGTTTGTTTTTGAAGGGGTCGATGCTGATTTTTCCCGGAGAGCGCTCGATAATAAAGAGAAGGGAATATATACTGCCATTGCGGGCGGACAGAGCTATGGCCAGGGCTCGAGTCGTGAACATGCAGCGATCTGTCCCATGTATCTCGGTGTGCGTCTCGTTATGGTGAAGTCCTTTGAGCGCATCCATTCCGGCAATCTGATCAATTTCGGCATTGTGCCCCTGGTTTTTGCAGATGAAGCCGACTATGACTCAATCGGAGCCGGTGATCCTTTCAGCGTGAGGGATTTCAGGAGGCAGGTAGCGGAAAATGATGTTATTCAAATTGAGATCGGGGGGAAAGCATTCGGGTTGAAGCTTTTTGCATCTTCGCGGCAGAGAAAGATCCTTCTCGATGGCGGACTGCTCAATTATACGAAGAAACAGGCATGA